GAGGTGCTGATTTCACGTATTTCTCATAGGAATTCACGAAGTTATAGTACGATATCGCACCAatcaaacattttatttctgaattttccTTATTCGGACGAATCAACAACCTCAGCTTCCTTGTcgtttttatcataaaatatacaaattttcaatagCATTGCAAATGTCTAAAAGTATGTTTAAGTTGTACTTGATAGTATAATACGTGCACATAACGAATAAGTGCTCTTGAATAACAATAAACGTGTTAATGTTATTTGTAGAAATTTTGTAACGTCGATTACGTAGAACGGTTAAAACGGAATATTAATTGTCCATCAAAATCTGTGTATAGGGAGAAACATTTTCTGCTCGAATCGATATCTTCCCGAAGAGCAATGAAGAAAATTGTTATGTAGTAAATTTTTTCAACtactaaaatataaatcaacctttttcattaaaaatgaaatatatatactcTAACTCGTTCGATATCTTGTATgcctataaaaattaaataaacgacaattataaagcattttattatttatttataactgcGTGACTGTACTCTGTCATATTCTATATACTTACAGTCACATTTGGTTACATTTACACTttcctatataatatataccatTTGAAAActaaagtataatttattatgttaaACACGTACAAGGAAAATGTCATACAttaaaatacatgtatatatgtgtatatatatattatatatatatatatatatatataaatttatatatatatatatatataattctatatataaatatatataatatatatatatatatatatatatatatatatatatatatatatattatatatatatattatatatatatattatatatatatattaaaatgctAAAAAATTGGCCGTGTGAATCGCACGTAAAACCAAATCAATAACGTTGAAGTTATTTGCGATATAATATCGTCATAGTTAAGTCAGAGGACATAGATATGGtatataaaaagaacaaaacaGTAGTGCTTATAAATGGAATCATAGAAACGCTTGAGTGATTATCTTAAACACGTGGAACATCAAACAGTACGTCAATCGCAATAACTTGGAATATTGTATCCAGTATTATCTCTCTGGAATATCAATGAATGTTCGAAGATATTCAGGAAATCATcaattttatttagaatttcCCTTTACGCAAGAGTCTTTTTCTGGAAGTGACTATCTAATATtcgatataaattatttgtacaAAGAACAAAACCGAAAACAGAAACAGACAAACCAAAATTCTCTTGTTATTATCCTCGTCGCTAATGTAATTCTGATATTTTTCGTGCAAATCCTTTTGCAAtctgcataaaaatatatataatagtttatatatctatataatattcAGGAATTCATTTCACTTAAAGTTCCGGAAGCACCAATAAAATACAAGAATAAAAATACGCGAACATTGTTGCATACAAGAGGTGGAACGACCTGCCTTTACTCACTCTCAATTCTCAACTAATCGTTCCCTTCTCTCTTATCCGCTAAAGTGAAACACATTGAAAGAAATAAGATATTTAGCATAAACAGGGGAGACATTACCTCTTCTGCGTTACAGAtgcatttctctctctctctctctctctctctctctctctcactttctATCTACTTTTTCttatctctctccctctctttcactCAACATTTCTAAAAAAGTCTCTAAGACTATATGGAATATGACAAATGCGAGTGAGAACAATACTGCTCACAGGTTCAACGCTcgaaaatatctttataatattATCGCACACTATCTGTAAATTTCACACGCACACGCTCGATCACATTGTCTCATATATAAATCAACATGGAATCTACAATTGTCGAGTCTATCACACATAATAGAATGCATTCATATCTTATCTCGTAAAGAATAAGCGTCACATATAGTTATCTTGTAATATGACCTATGACAATCTCGTCGAATAGCTCTTTCTCTTAACGTAATTCGCGACAAGCAGGGAATATCGTCTAGTCctcataatgttacactgtatctGATTACATAGAAGACCGCGTAACGATATATAAGTATACGTGTATCGCGATCTGCTCAACCCTTCCATGTAccaatataatttttacatttcggACAAAAGTGGTGAACGCTCATGAAGCTACTCATACAGTATGGCAGACACGAGCAAAGGCAACATCTGAAATTTGAAAGGACATCGGTGAGAATTGATTTACTAGGATCTAACAGATAAACACATACACCAACACGAAACCAACATATTCCATAGATGAACAAAAGCTAATCCTTAAAAACTGATGCAAAACCTTCATGCCAATGTATAGACGAAAGTCCCTTGCGCTTGAAAATTTAATCTGAATTCAATCAGAAACCTGCATGCTATATCCATAAAACGATATCTGTGAATCTTGAGCAATCGCGGAACAAAAAGCAGCAATATATTCTTACATATAGTGTATTCTTGGTAACATTTAGATTTAGAAAATTATCGCAAGTATTAGAGATATGACatattttctaaagaaattacatttttatagaaaCTATCGTGACATAACATAAGTAGAATGTTAATTGAgaaacaaattaaaagtaaGTAAAGCAATGCAAGCATTAATTTCAATAGCGTAAGCAACAAAgcaaatattagaaataaatgtaGATGTGTACACTTACCCAAGTAAGCAAAGCACGATACAACAGAGATGGGCGCTTGGTTGATGATCCGATATCGTAGTGGTTTTAATACTGGCATGACACGTTGGGCAAGTCGTTTTTGTTGGATTTGGAGTCAGGGAAAAAATCACTGGCTGATAGACAACTCGGAACTCTGGCGGAGGAACTGTATTCGGATTTGCATTATATGGTGTCTGCGATTGCGGCGGAGGTTCGCTGGGTCCTGAATAATTCGCTGGATATGGCATCGTTGTTTGATTCGGCGGCGGATTATCTGAAATTTCAATCAACTCCTATTCGTTCAATGTGTCATCAAACGTTTCTATATATTACTACTGATATATTGATTATTACGTGATTAAGTTTATACATTATGCCCTAGAAATCATAATATTGAATCGTAACATAAATTTGtcatacttttatatatttacaaccATATGTAAATATGTTACAACCTAATAGGTTGAAATATTTCAGAGTTTCAATACACTAGTTTTGTAAAATACTATcttgtaacaaaaattattatcattgaatagcatacttttattttattactactttaggattttttatttaacaattttatgtgTTCGTTTACGCTGTTTGAAACCTTTTAGACAGATGACATTTATCTTATCGTAACATTCTAAACATCTCCAGTGAACTCAACCGGTTAGCGGTGTAAGTCTCCGCTGAGAAAATAAACACCGGCCATTGGTAAACATACATATAACGTGGTAGACAACGCgttaaaaagcaataaaatgaCACGTACGAGTTGGAATTGGCATAGATGATGGTCCTACTGGATATGGTGGAATGTTTGGTTGGAGAGATATACGAGCTGCATTTTCAACAGCTTCCTCATAAGACGGGGGTGCTGACGGTGGAGCAGCCGACGATTGAGTACTTCCACTGGCGAACCCaatatttttttccattttttctaaAACGAcatttaaatatactataagtatcgaatatttaaataagaaaagGACTTATactagatatgtatatataattcgaTAGTAAACCAAATAAATCTAATTCCAATCTGCAACATAAATTAGATAAAGTCGGAGATTGCGGGTATAATTGCGGTTCAAGACAAACGAACGTGAACAAATGAGCGCGAAATATAGTTATTTATTCGCGAAAGTGCGAATAGAAAGTTAGACGGATGTTAAGTAATAGAGACAGTGCGAAGTACGCTCGTTTATCGGGCCGTGCCTAAGAAATTTAGGGCCCGGTATGTATTCATGTTCTTCGTTCCGCGAAATACATATTACGTGGCCTTGCTTTTCGATTGTAGCTCGAATGATTCCATTTAATATCAACTCAATACACGCAAGCAACTACATACATTAAAATTGTTATGAAGTATAAGTTATCGTAGTTAAGTATGTAGTTAGAATTTTTTTTGCAgatttaaatacataataattatcataaaaaaatttaatcatGACTCAGTATAAATTTCCGTTGTTACACGTAATCCTTCTAGAGGAAGCACAGACGTAACATATATTACAAAATCAACAGTGAtgatatcaatatttatttatttcatatagttTTCGTTATATATCCTAAATTCATCGAAGTTGGTAGTTAACAACTTCTCAGGatgtggaaaaatatataacgtgtttgagaaaattaattttttataatataaaaacacgTGCGACTTGGTTATCTGAGCATctcattatacatataaagtaACTTAAGCGatagataaattaattttgcCAGTTTAAATATATTGAATACACACATGACGTAAAAATTTAACGCATCGATGTACTCTTTTCACAATTATGACAAGGCTACTGCAATCAACGTTACAATACATTCTAATTACAGTTGTATAGAAATACGCttacataaacaaaaataattttcagagaAAATAAACAATAGTAAAACAATATTCTTACCGAAATTAAAATCTTACGATTTCAGAGTCGCTTAGACGTCTCCACTTATGGAGAGGTTATAGTTGAACAGTTCAACGTATTAATGGATTGCTTGCACACTAAAAGAACCATATGTATCATACTATTTGATATTTAGTTATCTTGGAACATTACACCGAATTTCTTTTATGCGTATTTATAGGAGAGGCGTAGAGAAACACACAGAATTTACAGAAAACTGTCACAGTATATACTACACTGATACGACTGACAAGACTCTGTCGCAACTTTTCCCAGCGACCAATCAACGTACTCGTATTATTCCAGTAGCGAAACCGGAGGAAATGGCGCGagacattaaaattaattctgtGTATAAATAACTTTTACTAAAATATGACTAttctacaaaaatttcattatttttatgaagTGTTTGCTAATTTCATGAGTCAAcaagatttttatatatgtgccataaaaatattaagcaagtggatatttaatattaaaaagtcGTTTGATTTTTCTTGATACGTAGCGCAGTGCAAACTTTTGCCGCGTTTGTTATGGGATGAATATGGTATGATTtttaaagtgcaatatgatcaTCAACAAGTACAAAGATCTGTAGTGCATGGAGTAAAAGTCAAGCCTCAACGTACACATCATTATTTTTgtaagtaaaaatacaaatttaattattatagtaATATTTGAGCATTTCAAGTCAAATGAATTGAATTCTAGTGTCAGGGCTACCAACCAACagtgattaaaaaaaatttatatcaattttacaTGTTTAACGGcactaatatttatatagatcgtttataatttaaaaatttataacaagCTTTCTTACATTTATTATACAGTTGTAAAAGTAACTTTTGAGGATTCACTCCACAAACGATTTCATAAAGCAATTTTTATAACATCTCatttatttttcgtattttaattatttttatataatttgcaCTTTACATATTCCATATCATAATACCATAAaaccaatataataataatatgtatatgtacataatatccCAAATATGTTTTCTTGTGTATTAATTATAAGTTGGCACCAGTTTCTGCTAGACATTTCTGTTAATTATTCAATATAGGactttgtaaaatattctatgAGTGTTTGAATATATTCAACTGAATTCTATACACTACTTAGAATATAACAGAATGTAGCAGTAATAGTGAAAATCTTAAACATAATTTTGGAACATGAAAAGTTTCAAATAGGTTAGAAACGATGGAATTAGGTTTGAAACTTGAACGTttcaaatgataaaaaagataaaagagataaaagagataaaagaatggggtggtaatactaaattataaaacatttattcatGTGAAAGAATAAAGCTgtatttattatgttatattgtataatataaaatttccaaaatgatGCATTATACACCTTGGATCCATCATCAAGCGGTGTTGGACAATCATCAGTGTTATGCACCATATATGACTAATGTGCCATCCTATCCGCACAATAATCATGAGCAACAGCACATTACAGAAGAAGAAAGTGAACAAACAGGAGATGAAATGCACGATACAATTACCTCTGCTACATCAGGAGAGCGCAGTTCTAGTGCTGACATATTTAGATTAGAATTTGCAGCAGCTCAATGGTCTAAACTAGTTTCAAATGCAGAGGGCTTATTTACTAAGCTCATGACAAGTAATATTTTACCTCATACAGAACAAGATCAGATTGAACAATGGCTCTGTATGAAACAAGAGTATGAAGAATGCATTGCTAGTGATGATACAGGTAGCTTGCAAGGCTATACAGAAAATGCAAGAAAATCATTGGAAAGAATAGAAGAAGTAACTGAAACTGATGAAAAGACAGATGAATCCATACATCAAATGGAAAGAAAGATTGACTTAAATTGTTCATCCAGTTCAGAAAGTGAACTA
This genomic window from Bombus terrestris chromosome 9, iyBomTerr1.2, whole genome shotgun sequence contains:
- the LOC100647504 gene encoding lipopolysaccharide-induced tumor necrosis factor-alpha factor homolog, with the translated sequence MEKNIGFASGSTQSSAAPPSAPPSYEEAVENAARISLQPNIPPYPVGPSSMPIPTHNPPPNQTTMPYPANYSGPSEPPPQSQTPYNANPNTVPPPEFRVVYQPVIFSLTPNPTKTTCPTCHASIKTTTISDHQPSAHLCCIVLCLLGCCLCSCLPYCMSSFMSVHHFCPKCKNYIGTWKG